Proteins encoded together in one Ciona intestinalis chromosome 3, KH, whole genome shotgun sequence window:
- the LOC100176437 gene encoding LOW QUALITY PROTEIN: ubiquitin-conjugating enzyme E2 C-like (The sequence of the model RefSeq protein was modified relative to this genomic sequence to represent the inferred CDS: deleted 1 base in 1 codon) produces the protein MASQNTNPHVGVISSTKEKSANQTTKKDSNSVKKRLHQELMGLMMSAETGVSAFPDGDNLFNWVGTIEGPEGTVYHGLTYRLSFEFTSSYPYDPPTVKFSTPCFHPNVDEFGNICLDILKEKWSALYEIRTILLSIQSLLGEPNNDSPLNVQAADMWATQTTYKKHLLSHYEKTAKGPL, from the exons ATGGCTTCTCAAAACACAAATCCACATGTCGGCGTAATTTCCTCTACGAAAGAAAAATCAGCGAATCAAACTACTAAAAAAGACTCTAATTCCGtcaaaaaaag attacACCAAGAGCTTATGGGACTAATG ATGTCGGCGGAAACTGGTGTTTCAGCATTTCCAGATGGcgataatttgtttaattgggTCGGAACTATAGAAGGCCCAGAGGGAACT GTTTATCACGGCCTGACATATCGTTTGTCATTTGAATTCACGAGTAGCTACCCATATGATCCACCCACTGTGAAGTTTTCAACTCCCTGTTTTCACCCCAATGTTGATGAG TTTGGAAACATTTGCCTCgatattttaaaagagaaaTGGTCAGCTCTGTACGAGATTCGAACCATTTTGCTTTCCATACAATCTTTATTAGGAG aACCAAATAATGACAGTCCTTTGAATGTACAAGCTGCTGATATGTGGGCAACGCAAACAA CATACAAGAAGCACTTATTGAGCCACTATGAAAAGACCGCAAAAGGACCTTTATGA
- the LOC104265564 gene encoding fibrinogen-like protein A: MMTDLIYHEVLYIEKHTFEQNILHRYYSIYSIHLVTLNIIGRLILYKLFKMRFMFLMLVLILVPSTFQLIQVNRGSFQKMYSSKKPKKVPNVLYNTCLVATPKHVKAIAYPTDPLQPYTFNVSVIDIQQYSVLVELERTDQNSGWDEISITLDWESRMYNLPLTDCKQTHMVGLFDSGIYEVKKNGAIIEVYCDMKTDGGGWTVFQRRINGQQDFYLTWDEYRQGFGNKSGEFWMGLDNLHSFTQNGSFELRIELTNCENQIFYAKYRTFKVMDLLTKFRLLVGNFSGSPGLQDSLSHHNGVPFSTKDRNNDGLGSYPIPCADQYRAGWWYQACHTANLNGEFRPCAKTPLSMTWRNNDAFVGFRFTEMKFRPL; encoded by the exons ATGATGACTGACCTTATTTATCatgaagttttatatatagaaaaGCATACATTTGAGCAGAATATTCTGCACAGatattatagtatatataGCATACACCTTGTAACGTTAAACATTATAGGGAGACTCATCTTATATAAACTGTTCAAGATGCGTTTCATGTTTCTAATGCTGGTATTAATTTTGGTTCCCTCAACGTTTC AACTAATTCAAGTCAACAGAGGAAGCTTCCAGAAAATGTACTCCTCCAAAAAACCAAAGAAAGTGCcgaatgttttatataatacgTGTTTGGTTGCAACACCCAAACATGTGAAAGCTATAGCTTATCCGACAGATCCACTGCAGCCGTATACCTTTAATGTCAGCGTTATAGATATACAGCAGTACAGTGTATTGGTGGAGCTTGAACGCACAGACCAGAACTCGGGGTGGGACGAAATTTCCATCACTTTGGATTGGGAATCTA GGATGTACAATTTGCCATTGACCGATTGTAAACAAACGCATATGGTCGGGCTCTTTGACAGTGGAATCTATGAAGTAAAGAAGAACGGAGCTATAATTGAAGTTTACTGCGATATGAAAACGGACGGTGGTGGATGGACG gtTTTCCAGCGACGAATAAACGGTCAACAAGATTTTTATCTTACATGGGACGAATACAGACAAGGGTTCGGCAATAAGAGTGGAGAATTTTGGATGG GGTTAGACAATTTACATTCGTTTACACAAAACGGATCATTTGAGTTAAGGATTGAGCTCACAAATTGcgaaaatcaaatattttatgccAAGTACCG GACATTTAAAGTGATGGATCTATTAACGAAGTTTCGATTGCTGGTTGGAAATTTTAGTGGAAGTcctg GTTTACAAGATTCTCTGTCACACCACAACGGCGTTCCTTTTTCGACAAAGGATCGTAACAACGACGGTTTGGGTTCTTACCCAATACCTTGCGCTGATCAGTACCGTGCTGGATGGTGGTATCAAGCGTGCCACACCGCCAACCTTAATGGAGAGTTTCGCCCGTGTGCTAAAACACCACTTTCAATGACCTGGCGGAACAATGACGCCTTCGTTGGGTTCCGATTTACTGAAATGAAGTTTCGTccgctttaa